The genomic stretch ATCCCGCATTGATCCGGATGCTGGGGTACGAGTCTTTTGACGAGATCGCAACACGAAATTTGGAAGCGCCTCCGTTCGAGCCACAATACTCAAGGAGCGACTTTCACGAAAGAATGGCAAGGGATGGAGAAGTCATTGGTCTCGAGGCGGAATGGAGGAGGCGAGACGGGTCAGTGATTTTCGCTCGTGAGAACGCCCGGGCCATTCGGGATTCGGACGGTACCATTTTGTGCTACGAGGGTACGGTTGAAGATATCACCGAACGAAGGAAAATCGAAAAAATGAAAGATGATTTAATCTCCGTTGTAGCGCATGAATTACGAATACCACTGACATCGATTCGCGGTTCACTGGATTATCTTGCGAGCAAGATGGGCCAGGATCTGCCAGCTACTGCAAAACAGTTGGTCAATATGGCTTCCAAAGGTACGGAGCGTCTCATTCGTCTGATCAATGATCTTCTTGACCTAGATAAGATCGAATCGGGCGCAATGACGTTTGATTTCAAACCACATAATATCAAGTCTTTGATCGAACACGCCTTTCATTCTAACAAGCCCTATGCCGATCAATTCGGCGTCAACCTGGCCGTCGACATCGTACCTTCAGTGATGGTGAATGTTGACAGCGATCGGTTCATTCAGGTAATGACGAATTTGCTTTCCAACGCTGTTAAGTTTTCACCTGAAAATGAGACAGTTACAATCTCTGCATTGTACACCGGCGATTCGGTTCGTATATCCGTGAGGGATTGCGGTCCGGGAATACCGGAGAAATTTCACAGTAGAATCTTTCAGAAGTTCAGCCAGGCTGATTCGCTCAGCAGCCGGCAAAAGGGTGGAAGTGGACTGGGTTTGAGTATTACGAAAGCGATTGTCGAAAAATTCGGCGGGAAAATCGGATTTGAAACATATACCAACGCCGGCACTACTTTCTATTTCGATCTTCCTTGGCATTCCGATCCATCTTGATGCGCGCTTCCACAACAAAAAACAAGTGTTGTACCTTTAATGCCTGTCGCAACAGTTGTCCGGGAACAGCGTCGCTATTTCGCTGGACTCCTTTCAGCGAAGAGACCGCTTACGTGGTTAGCATTTACGATATAGATTTCGATGAAGTCATGAAGATTGATCAACTTCGGACCACCGCCTGGACTCCGACTAAATTATTAGAACTGAGGCCGAATTTACATCTGGAACGTTTCGGCCAAGACAAAGCAGAAGAATTGGAGCGGGCAGAACAACAATATGACGGGTTTGCTGGCAAAAGCAAATCCCGATTCTCCTGTCGTACACAAGTTGATTCAAAGCCTATCTGAACCCTAGCGAAACGGAAAATAGCCGTCGCCTCCTTACGCCAGTTAAGACCGGCACTAAAGAAAGTGCCTACTCCACTTCCATATCGAGTGGGAGTCCTTCGCCGTAGTATTTTTCCCGTGCCCTATCTGCGTCTTCTTTTGTAAGTGGCGCAAAGCCGGAATGGGACTTCTTCATCTGATCGATGTACTTGTCATATTCGGGGGACCCGCCGTAATGAATTTGTGGTTTGCCCGGGGTGGATTCCGGATCGTAAATGAACGTGCGGCCTTTCTCATCCTTGCCTGCAACCACCCAGTGATTGGGTGTTCCATCACCATCGGTATCAAGA from bacterium encodes the following:
- a CDS encoding PAS domain S-box protein — encoded protein: MPLDKRSTGRLSEGVHALLVEDNAGDTLLVQEYLVSDSNYKFLLNACSRLSEAMELLSKACFDIVLLDLSLPDSHGLDCVSRISGVCGDAPIVVLTSLDDEGLAKQALRQGAKDYLIKDQISPQVLQRSILYAIERKGAVQALAESEKLYRNLFENSLGFIYTHDLSGILTSVNPAAAKALGYQPLEMIGRNLAEFVDPLVRSLFSQYLQLIRSEKIRSGVIRLSTRDGIDRIWQYRNCLIADEGNEPYVLGDALDITDRVKAEEALGKSEKRYRTLFEDVPVGVYRTTPDGEILNANPALIRMLGYESFDEIATRNLEAPPFEPQYSRSDFHERMARDGEVIGLEAEWRRRDGSVIFARENARAIRDSDGTILCYEGTVEDITERRKIEKMKDDLISVVAHELRIPLTSIRGSLDYLASKMGQDLPATAKQLVNMASKGTERLIRLINDLLDLDKIESGAMTFDFKPHNIKSLIEHAFHSNKPYADQFGVNLAVDIVPSVMVNVDSDRFIQVMTNLLSNAVKFSPENETVTISALYTGDSVRISVRDCGPGIPEKFHSRIFQKFSQADSLSSRQKGGSGLGLSITKAIVEKFGGKIGFETYTNAGTTFYFDLPWHSDPS